From a region of the Podospora pseudopauciseta strain CBS 411.78 chromosome 7 map unlocalized CBS411.78m_7, whole genome shotgun sequence genome:
- a CDS encoding uncharacterized protein (EggNog:ENOG503NXPH; COG:O; MEROPS:MER0000933), translated as MKTATPLLAVAASLAGQTIDALSLPSTTPTQQQQRRDGSGPRVVGMDIQRRTPKNPLHRDQLRKRGSVEVDLDNQETLYFINGTIGTPPKSLRLHLDTGSSDLWVNTPSSSLCTQSSAPCKYAGTYSANGSSTYEYIGSWFNISYVDGSGASGDYVSDTVTFGDATLDRLQFGIGYSSNNAQGILGIGYPINEVQVGRAGMRPYNNLPAQMVADGLIQTNAYSLWLNDLDADTGNILFGGVDTEKFVPPLMSLPVESEAGVYAEFMITLTKVELGSAQVGGDLALAVLLDTGSSLTYLPDRMVQDIFNLVDAQYDPEANAAYVPCSLADNETAVLSFTFTEPTINVGMDELVLDLVTSSGRRPVFSDGTEACLFGIAPAGEGTNVLGDTFLRSAYVVYDLENNEISLAATRFNSTGTRVEEIGKGEEGVPGATRVENPTKATEGLDGPNGLGGISAGNKRGLGVGVVWLVASMVGVLLVV; from the exons ATGAAGACAGCCACTCCTCTTTTGGCTGTTGCAGCCTCGCTTGCGGGTCAGACGATAGACGCGCTCTCTTTGCCATCGACGACgccaacacaacaacaacaacgaagAGATGGAAGTGGACCGAGGGTTGTGGGGATGGATATTCAGAGGAGGACGCCCAAGAACCCATTACATCGAGATCAGCTAAGAAAGAGAGGGAGCGTGGAGGTCGATTTGGACAATCAG GAAACCCTCTACTTCATCAACGGCACAATCGGCACCCCACCAAAATCCCTCCGTCTACACCTCGATACCGGCTCGTCCGACCTCTGGGTCaacaccccatcctcctccctatGCACCCAGTCCTCGGCGCCCTGTAAATACGCCGGCACTTACTCGGCCAACGGCTCAAGCACGTACGAGTACATCGGCTCCTGGTTCAACATCTCCTACGTCGACGGCTCCGGCGCCTCGGGGGATTACGTTTCCGACACCGTCACCTTTGGCGACGCCACGCTGGACAGGTTGCAGTTTGGCATAGGATACTCGTCCAACAACGCCCAGGGCATCCTCGGGATAGGGTACCCGATCAACGAAGTCCAAGTCGGCAGGGCAGGAATGAGACCTtacaacaacctccccgcgCAAATGGTGGCCGACGGGCTGATCCAAACAAACGCTTATTCCCTGTGGCTGAACGACCTCGACGCTGACACAGGGAATATTCTGTTTGGCGGTGTCGACACGGAAAAGTTTGTTCCCCCGTTGATGTCCCTCCCGGTGGAATCCGAGGCGGGGGTGTACGCCGAGTTTATGATCACGTTGACGAAAGTCGAGCTCGGCTCGGCGCAGGTAGGCGGCGATCTCGCCTTGGCTGTGCTGTTGGATACCGGCAGCAGCTTGACATACCTCCCCGACCGGATGGTGCAAGATATTTTCAACCTTGTCGACGCGCAGTACGATCCTGAGGCTAACGCGGCGTATGTTCCTTGCTCGCTTGCCGACAATGAGACTGCTGTTTTGTCGTTTACGTTTACGGAGCCGACGATCAATGTGGGGATGGATGAGCTTGTGCTCGACCTTGTGACGAGCTCGGGGAGGAGGCCGGTTTTTAGTGACGGGACGGAGGCGTGCCTGTTTGGGATTGCgccggcgggggaggggacgaATGTGCTGGGGGATACGTTTTTGAGGAGTGCGTATGTGGTTTATGACTTGGAGAATAACGAGATTTCGTTGGCGGCGACGAGGTTCAACAGTACGGGGACGAGGGTTGAGGAGatagggaagggggaggagggggtgccGGGGGCGACGAGGGTGGAGAATCCGACCAAGGCgacggaggggttggatgggccgaatggtttgggggggataAGTGCTGGGAATAagaggggtttgggggttggggtggtgtggttggtggCGAGTATGGTGGGAGTTTTGCTGGTGGTCTAA
- a CDS encoding uncharacterized protein (COG:A; EggNog:ENOG503PAMS), with product MAAPKPNIGTLDADIAFHPGPEDTVSALRWSPKADHVAASAWDGRVYIYDATNVAGGTGSIRPVTAMNNNLRPFLDCDFNQEGKMIAGASTDGKVHIMDLNAPGQTMTLSGHQAPVRTVRWVDLPCAGNSTGLLVSGSWDKTLRFWDKRQPNPIATVNLTDRVWAMDGSGTTLVAGTADNKIHIFNLGKMTQSSAIRPTMVIDSPLVDQQIRCIAVKHGGQYWAVGGIGGRVAFGATQPNPMKSGVTFSFKCHREVSKESSKVTNVYAVNDLAFANYIAHQNGSTARIVMATAGQDGQVMVWNVTKKTRLISYPSPGGSITACGFNWDATMFAYAVGYDWGMGCAYNTPNYPRGLALRRVDYSWFA from the exons ATGGCCGCCCCGAAACCAAACATCGGAACCTTGGACGCCGATATCGCTTTCCATCCAGGGCCCGAGGACACCGTCAGCGCCCTCCGATGGTCTCCCAAGGCAGACCATGTGGCCGCCTCTGCTTGGGACGGCAGAGTGTATATCTATGATGCAACAAACGTCGCCGGCGGCACAGGTTCCATCCGCCCTGTCACCGCCatgaacaacaacctccgCCCTTTTCTCGATTGCGATTTCAACCAG GAAGGGAAGATGATTGCCGGTGCCTCGACCGACGGAAAAGTCCACATCATGGATCTCAACGCGCCAGGTCAAACCATGACACTTTCCGGTCATCAAGCCCCTGTGAGGACCGTCCGTTGGGTGGACCTTCCCTGCGCCGGGAATTCGACGGGTCTGCTTGTTTCTGGGTCATGGGACAAGACACTTCGGTTCTGGGACAAGCGgcaacccaaccccatcgCCACCGTCAACCTCACCGACCGTGTATGGGCCATGGATGGGTCCGGTACGACCCTCGTCGCGGGGACAGCAGACAACAAGATCCACATCTTCAACCTGGGAAAGATGACACAGAGCAGTGCCATAAGACCCACGATGGTCATCGACTCGCCTCTTGTGGACCAACAAATCAGATGCATAGCTGTCAAACACGGTGGTCAATACTGGGCGGTGGGAGGTATTGGCGGAAGGGTAGCTTTTGGAGCTACCCAACCTAACCCGATGAA GTCAGGAGTGACTTTCTCGTTCAAGTGCCATCGTGAAGTGTCGAAAGAATCAAGCAAAGTGACGAACGTGTACGCCGTCAATGACCTTGCCTTTGCCAATTATATTGCCCATCAAAATGGCTCAACGGCGAGGATCGTGATGGCGACGGCAGGTCAGGATGGACAGGTTATGGTTTGGAATGTGACTAAGAAAACTAGACTGATATCGTATCCGTCTCCCGGGGGGAGTATCACGGCTTGTGGCTTCAACTGGGACGCGACCATGTTTGCGTATGCGGTTGGGTATGATTGGGGAATGGGGTGTGCTTATAACACGCCGAATTATCCAAGAGGGTTGGCGCTGCGGAGGGTGGATTATTCGTGGTTTGCTTag
- a CDS encoding uncharacterized protein (EggNog:ENOG503PBWS; COG:P) — protein MDEAHYRDLDRCPDYSPFFGALGCALSIILTVFGASYGTAKSSAGLFSSGVLRPDRVMQNTLPSIMSQILSIYGLVISVIVSSSLTESVPLFTSFLHLAAGLSVGLCGLAAGFSIGIVGDAGIRASTQQPRLYTGMVLILIFAEVLGLYGVIVSILMITRSREGRACLE, from the exons ATGGACGAAGCACACTACAGAGACCTCGATCGATG CCCAGACTACTCC CCCTTCTTCGGAGCCCTAGGCTGCGCCCTCTCCATAATCCTCACCGTCTTCGGCGCCTCCTACGGCACCGCCAAGTCCTCTGCCGGgctcttctcctccggcGTACTCCGCCCCGACCGTGTCATGCaaaacaccctcccctccatcatgtcCCAAATCCTCTCCATCTACGGCCTCGTAATCTCAGTCATcgtatcctcctccctgaCCGAGTCcgtccccctcttcacctcatTCCTCCACCTAGCCGCCGGCCTCTCCGTCGGCCTCTGCGGTCTCGCCGCCGGCTTCTCCATCGGCATCGTCGGCGACGCGGGCATCCGGGCGTCTACCCAGCAGCCTAGGCTCTACACCGGCAtggtcctcatcctcatctttgCTGAGGTATTGGGGTTGTATGGCGTTATTGTTAGTATTCTCATGATCACTAGGAgtagggaggggagggcttGTTTGGAATAA